Proteins co-encoded in one Synergistaceae bacterium genomic window:
- a CDS encoding NADH dehydrogenase subunit: MMEKSYTIPIGPVHVGLKEPITAWLDLDGEKIVGARVRPGAIHRGIEFMARERNPIQVIYLSERICGICSFAHVVAFLRAVEDAADYPVPPRAQYIRSLVLELERLHSHILWAGVACYSIGFDSAFHLGMVLREKVMDVLEALSGNRVNYGVATVGGVRWDITPEVAKAVKEMVKYYKAEFGAFYDVVTADPIAKARMRNVGVLTEEEAVRHNAVGPTARASGVRCDIRETSPYEAYADFNVKAIVPQDYYGKAYGDVFDRFLVRVLEVHQSLNIVERVMKGLPEGDIVTESNLNKVLASLKKAEGTGWSVIEAPRGDDTHVVHLKAGEENVNWWKVRAPTYANAVSWPLMFRDNELADAPLIINSIDPCISCMERMLVTNSSGAADRIYTRAELIEMSREKTRRLRQRC, from the coding sequence ATGATGGAAAAATCTTACACTATTCCAATTGGCCCCGTCCACGTCGGTCTTAAAGAGCCGATTACAGCTTGGCTGGACCTCGACGGCGAAAAGATAGTAGGCGCAAGGGTACGGCCGGGGGCCATCCACCGCGGGATCGAGTTCATGGCGCGCGAGAGAAACCCGATCCAGGTTATATACCTGTCGGAGAGGATCTGCGGGATCTGCTCGTTCGCCCACGTGGTCGCCTTCCTGCGCGCAGTGGAGGATGCGGCGGACTACCCGGTTCCTCCGCGCGCCCAGTATATAAGGTCTCTCGTGCTGGAGCTGGAGAGGCTGCACTCCCATATTCTCTGGGCCGGCGTGGCCTGCTACTCGATAGGCTTCGATTCGGCGTTCCATCTAGGGATGGTGCTTCGCGAGAAGGTGATGGACGTGCTGGAGGCCCTCTCCGGCAACAGGGTCAACTACGGAGTTGCCACCGTCGGCGGCGTCCGGTGGGATATCACCCCCGAGGTCGCCAAGGCCGTCAAGGAGATGGTGAAGTACTACAAGGCCGAGTTTGGCGCCTTCTACGATGTCGTGACGGCGGACCCGATAGCCAAGGCGCGCATGCGCAACGTCGGGGTCCTGACGGAGGAGGAAGCGGTGAGGCACAACGCGGTCGGACCTACAGCACGGGCCAGCGGAGTGAGGTGCGATATTCGCGAGACATCGCCGTACGAGGCTTATGCCGATTTCAACGTAAAGGCCATAGTCCCGCAGGATTACTACGGCAAGGCCTACGGCGACGTCTTCGATCGCTTCCTTGTGAGGGTGCTCGAAGTACACCAGTCGCTCAACATAGTAGAGCGAGTGATGAAGGGACTCCCCGAGGGGGACATCGTCACGGAGAGCAACTTGAACAAGGTGCTCGCCTCGCTGAAAAAGGCCGAGGGGACTGGCTGGAGCGTCATCGAGGCCCCAAGAGGGGACGACACTCACGTGGTGCATCTCAAGGCCGGGGAGGAGAACGTCAACTGGTGGAAGGTGCGGGCGCCGACCTACGCCAACGCGGTATCCTGGCCGCTGATGTTCAGGGACAACGAGCTGGCCGATGCGCCTCTCATCATCAACAGCATCGACCCGTGCATATCCTGCATGGAGAGGATGCTGGTGACGAACTCCTCCGGCGCGGCCGACAGGATATACACTAGAGCCGAGCTGATCGAGATGAGCAGGGAGAAGACAAGGAGGCTGAGGCAGAGATGTTGA
- a CDS encoding NADH-quinone oxidoreductase subunit C, with translation MTFPATGVNSAEGRAPEELLARVKEAFGEDAMVRINSHTGGLKNEEQYRDLWLSVERARFLELIDLLGEFDFPMFHVMSGNDDGDHISLYYHFGMFHAAGRGKRFGVAVGVEVPKEDLVMPSLHSRIPGVEYSEREMREMLGIDFDGLPNKGLVFLPEDWDESVKPWRRDETGPKPEDVRELS, from the coding sequence ATGACTTTCCCCGCAACAGGTGTTAACAGTGCGGAGGGGCGTGCGCCCGAAGAGCTGCTGGCCAGGGTGAAGGAGGCCTTTGGAGAGGACGCAATGGTAAGGATCAACTCTCATACCGGCGGACTGAAGAACGAGGAGCAGTACCGAGACCTGTGGCTGTCCGTGGAGAGGGCGCGGTTCCTCGAGTTGATAGATCTCCTGGGCGAGTTCGACTTCCCGATGTTCCACGTAATGTCCGGGAACGACGACGGCGACCACATCTCCCTGTACTACCACTTCGGCATGTTCCATGCCGCGGGGCGCGGAAAGCGCTTCGGGGTGGCGGTCGGTGTCGAGGTGCCCAAGGAGGACCTCGTGATGCCGTCGCTGCACTCCCGTATTCCGGGGGTGGAGTACAGCGAGCGCGAGATGCGCGAGATGCTCGGAATCGACTTCGATGGCCTGCCTAACAAGGGGCTGGTCTTCCTCCCGGAGGACTGGGACGAGTCCGTCAAGCCGTGGCGCAGGGACGAGACGGGCCCCAAGCCCGAGGACGTAAGGGAACTTTCGTAG
- a CDS encoding NADH-quinone oxidoreductase subunit B family protein: protein MERYLDILPKSLWVTTCNSGSCNGCDIEIVACISPRYDIERFGMKLVGTPRHADVLIVTGPVTKYMTERLRRIYEQMPDPKAVVVVGNCGSSGDVFYKSYNLDGPVDNVIPVDVYVHGCPPRPEAIIEGVAKAVMKLESLREPKKVGEAES from the coding sequence ATGGAGAGGTACCTGGATATTCTGCCCAAGTCGCTCTGGGTGACGACGTGCAACTCCGGGTCGTGCAACGGATGCGACATAGAGATTGTGGCCTGCATTAGCCCGCGCTACGATATCGAGCGCTTCGGCATGAAACTTGTAGGAACCCCGAGGCACGCCGACGTTCTGATAGTGACGGGGCCTGTGACGAAATACATGACCGAGAGGCTGAGGCGAATATACGAACAGATGCCAGACCCGAAGGCGGTCGTGGTGGTCGGCAACTGCGGGTCTTCCGGCGACGTCTTCTACAAGTCCTACAACCTCGACGGCCCGGTGGACAATGTCATCCCGGTCGATGTCTACGTGCACGGATGCCCTCCTCGCCCGGAGGCGATAATCGAAGGAGTGGCCAAGGCCGTCATGAAGCTGGAGTCCCTCAGGGAACCGAAGAAAGTTGGTGAGGCTGAGTCATGA
- a CDS encoding hydrogenase, with amino-acid sequence MLGTVYTGFGYWDVSSWIAFFAIAAALVLWLRAQGREDYKEGTEQDEIFWSGNVVPEEGAEITVPASSAYWGFRKAMAPFYRALIGMHTGIGTDIVGFYVVVVALMAVFILL; translated from the coding sequence ATGCTCGGTACTGTTTACACTGGGTTCGGCTACTGGGACGTATCGTCCTGGATAGCGTTTTTTGCGATAGCCGCCGCCCTGGTCCTGTGGCTTCGCGCCCAGGGGCGCGAAGACTACAAGGAGGGGACCGAACAGGACGAGATCTTCTGGTCCGGAAACGTGGTCCCGGAGGAGGGGGCGGAGATAACGGTGCCGGCCTCCTCCGCGTACTGGGGTTTTCGGAAGGCCATGGCCCCCTTCTACAGGGCCCTGATCGGAATGCACACGGGAATCGGAACGGATATCGTCGGCTTCTACGTGGTAGTGGTCGCCCTGATGGCCGTGTTCATTCTTCTATAG
- a CDS encoding NADH:ubiquinone oxidoreductase: MNWNDHLPALLLAVPLFGAFIAPVVSPFGRTPRDALLTVVSFLTLLVSLLLFKHVLTNGTAVYVMGGESYNLTLPLGMKLPIRIIMEVDAFSAFMAVCGTIASFAGALFSMNYMEKFTGLGRFVALYFLLTTGMLGMMITGDIFNFFVFLEIASIASIGLIAFWRDRPEAIEASFKYMLISQVSSMIFLVAAGALYGKYNALNMAAIGSLMRPGTMEKLALVFLVGTLAMKCGAFPLHMWLPDAYAEAPSGVSCLLVAVSQASLYGLMRVCFSLYGVNLGGAFVPWVIIAMGLASMFFGVTMAVVQHEIKRLIGYHSVSQVGYMLLGLGVGMLVLTDARGMAEYGFTAIKGGIFHIYNYTMYKALLFLAAGAVYYATGKRDLNELGGLARRMPFTTGMFVIAAAAISGLPPFNGFVSKLLIYESAFAVHPSLTVVALVTSVLTLASFVKVFQTAFLGPEKGSFTSVREVPTGMLFGMGVLTLAVMIATLFPSWTLSYLVEPAAKALVDQAGYIGAVMGGGL, from the coding sequence ATGAACTGGAACGATCACCTTCCGGCGCTATTGCTGGCGGTTCCGCTCTTCGGCGCGTTCATAGCGCCTGTCGTCTCCCCGTTCGGCAGGACGCCCCGCGACGCGCTTCTGACGGTCGTCTCATTCCTGACCCTTTTGGTCTCGCTGCTTCTTTTCAAGCACGTTCTGACGAACGGGACGGCCGTGTACGTCATGGGCGGCGAGAGCTACAATCTAACCCTGCCGCTCGGGATGAAGCTACCGATAAGGATAATCATGGAGGTGGACGCCTTCAGCGCCTTCATGGCGGTCTGCGGAACGATAGCATCCTTCGCAGGCGCTCTGTTCTCCATGAACTACATGGAGAAGTTCACCGGCCTGGGCCGCTTCGTCGCTCTCTACTTCCTGCTGACTACCGGGATGCTCGGCATGATGATCACGGGCGACATATTCAACTTCTTCGTCTTCCTCGAGATCGCCTCCATAGCATCCATCGGCCTCATAGCATTCTGGAGGGACAGGCCGGAGGCAATAGAGGCGAGCTTCAAGTACATGCTCATCTCGCAGGTCAGCTCGATGATCTTCCTGGTCGCGGCGGGCGCCCTGTACGGAAAGTACAACGCTCTGAACATGGCCGCCATAGGCTCGCTGATGAGACCGGGGACTATGGAAAAGCTGGCGCTGGTCTTCCTGGTGGGGACCCTCGCGATGAAGTGCGGAGCCTTCCCGCTCCACATGTGGCTTCCGGACGCGTACGCCGAGGCGCCGTCCGGCGTATCGTGCCTATTGGTGGCGGTCAGCCAGGCCTCTCTGTACGGGCTGATGCGCGTCTGCTTCTCGCTATACGGCGTGAACCTCGGCGGAGCGTTCGTGCCGTGGGTCATAATCGCGATGGGGCTTGCCTCCATGTTCTTCGGTGTCACGATGGCGGTCGTCCAGCACGAGATAAAACGCCTCATAGGCTATCACTCCGTCTCGCAGGTGGGCTACATGCTGCTTGGTCTCGGAGTCGGGATGCTGGTGCTGACCGATGCGCGAGGCATGGCCGAATACGGCTTCACCGCCATCAAGGGCGGCATCTTCCACATCTACAACTACACGATGTACAAGGCCCTTCTATTCCTCGCGGCGGGCGCGGTCTACTACGCTACCGGAAAGCGCGACCTCAACGAGCTGGGCGGACTGGCGAGGAGGATGCCCTTCACTACAGGGATGTTCGTGATAGCGGCGGCCGCGATCTCCGGGCTCCCGCCCTTCAACGGCTTCGTGTCGAAGCTGCTGATCTACGAGTCGGCCTTCGCGGTCCATCCCTCTCTGACCGTCGTCGCTCTGGTCACTTCGGTGCTGACCCTGGCCTCTTTCGTCAAGGTCTTCCAGACAGCGTTCCTGGGGCCGGAGAAGGGGTCGTTCACCTCGGTGAGGGAGGTCCCGACCGGAATGCTATTCGGCATGGGGGTGCTGACCCTCGCGGTCATGATTGCCACTCTCTTCCCGTCCTGGACTCTTTCATACCTGGTTGAGCCCGCCGCCAAGGCGCTTGTCGACCAGGCCGGGTATATCGGCGCAGTAATGGGAGGTGGGCTCTGA
- a CDS encoding cation:proton antiporter (subunit C of antiporter complex involved in resistance to high concentrations of Na+, K+, Li+ and/or alkali), whose product MIANAPFFLVGLLFLGGMVAIFMEKNLIKIAIAISIISSSVNLFLVALGYRNGGTIPIHFLAGEGTVMVLPTPQAMTLTAIVIALATTALLLSLIILVHRHYGTLDIDEIRRLRG is encoded by the coding sequence ATGATAGCTAACGCTCCTTTTTTCCTGGTGGGTCTTCTGTTCCTGGGCGGCATGGTCGCAATCTTCATGGAGAAGAACCTCATCAAGATCGCCATAGCGATAAGCATCATAAGCTCGTCGGTAAACCTGTTCCTGGTGGCCCTCGGCTACAGGAACGGAGGGACGATCCCCATCCACTTCCTGGCGGGCGAGGGGACGGTCATGGTGCTCCCCACGCCTCAGGCGATGACTCTGACTGCGATAGTCATAGCCCTCGCGACCACGGCCCTGCTCCTGTCGCTCATAATACTCGTCCACAGGCATTACGGGACGCTTGACATCGACGAGATCAGGAGGTTGAGAGGATGA
- a CDS encoding sodium:proton antiporter, translating into MNPLSVVVRTVCDLFAWFMIVFGVNVLLHGYVTPGGGFQGGAIIATFTAFLLVAYGGGRVAARVNDKLFDLFEEVGLIVFFILAFLGFPMTFFFNFMARPLAESASGFFPGVGTVALMSVAVGLEVTGALSLIILTMHRGIRMFKAEPLEHETGHERTVLKEVHGHDS; encoded by the coding sequence GTGAATCCGCTCTCGGTAGTGGTCCGGACGGTCTGCGACCTGTTTGCATGGTTCATGATCGTCTTCGGCGTAAACGTTCTGTTGCACGGTTACGTGACCCCGGGCGGAGGTTTCCAGGGCGGCGCGATAATCGCGACTTTCACGGCCTTCCTTCTCGTCGCCTACGGCGGCGGAAGGGTTGCGGCGAGGGTGAACGACAAGCTGTTCGACCTGTTCGAGGAGGTCGGGCTGATAGTCTTCTTCATCCTAGCGTTCCTGGGCTTCCCGATGACCTTCTTCTTCAACTTCATGGCGAGGCCCCTTGCTGAGAGCGCCTCCGGGTTTTTCCCCGGAGTCGGCACCGTGGCCCTCATGTCAGTGGCGGTTGGACTCGAGGTCACAGGTGCTCTGTCGCTGATAATTCTTACGATGCACAGAGGTATTCGCATGTTCAAGGCGGAGCCCCTGGAGCATGAGACGGGGCACGAGAGAACGGTCTTGAAGGAGGTGCACGGGCATGATAGCTAA
- a CDS encoding DUF4040 domain-containing protein, with the protein MNSAMHIFVLSVMGIAAFFALWFRDLISSVISMSIFSLMMALEFYLLQAPDVAMAEAAIGAALSTTIFIITIRACSRPKRREGGRDW; encoded by the coding sequence ATGAACTCTGCGATGCACATCTTCGTGCTGTCCGTAATGGGCATAGCGGCCTTCTTCGCCCTCTGGTTCAGGGACCTGATCTCGTCGGTTATCTCCATGTCGATCTTCAGCTTGATGATGGCGCTGGAGTTCTACCTGCTCCAGGCGCCCGACGTGGCGATGGCGGAGGCGGCCATAGGAGCGGCTCTCAGCACGACCATCTTCATAATCACCATCAGGGCCTGCAGCCGGCCCAAGAGGCGCGAAGGGGGTAGGGACTGGTGA
- a CDS encoding cation:proton antiporter (subunit G of antiporter complex involved in resistance to high concentrations of Na+, K+, Li+ and/or alkali) produces MVVFLLVTAALIVSLIFNSLGAVALYRFPDVYTRLHGTTKCTTFGTIFIVFAVLIYSLGRLIGEGEQRFLVLFIHACVALMVLLITNATGAHALARASHRSGILPAQAVVDKLEESREGGKGA; encoded by the coding sequence GTGGTTGTCTTTCTGCTTGTGACGGCCGCTCTCATAGTCAGTCTTATATTCAATTCGTTGGGAGCGGTGGCCCTGTACCGGTTCCCCGATGTCTACACCAGGCTTCACGGCACGACGAAGTGCACCACTTTCGGCACCATATTCATAGTCTTCGCCGTGCTCATCTATTCTCTGGGCCGGCTGATCGGAGAGGGGGAGCAGCGCTTCCTGGTTCTTTTCATCCACGCTTGCGTGGCTCTCATGGTCCTTCTCATCACGAACGCGACCGGGGCACACGCCCTCGCGAGGGCCTCTCACAGGAGCGGCATCCTGCCTGCGCAGGCAGTGGTAGACAAACTGGAGGAGAGTCGTGAAGGGGGGAAAGGGGCATGA
- a CDS encoding cation:proton antiporter (subunit F of antiporter complex involved in resistance to high concentrations of Na+, K+, Li+ and/or alkali; in S. meliloti it is known to be involved specifically with K+ transport): protein MTVHVIWFVAAILGVLALSVLGRLIAGPTVADRAVALDTLNTYVLGIMLLMAVAYDSVVMVDVGIVYASLSFVGTMFIARHIEGEV, encoded by the coding sequence ATGACGGTCCACGTTATCTGGTTTGTCGCGGCTATCTTGGGAGTTCTTGCGCTTTCCGTGCTCGGACGCCTCATAGCGGGCCCCACGGTCGCCGACAGAGCGGTGGCGCTAGACACATTGAACACCTATGTCCTGGGGATCATGCTTCTGATGGCGGTGGCCTACGACTCCGTGGTCATGGTGGACGTAGGCATCGTCTACGCATCGCTCTCGTTCGTGGGTACGATGTTCATCGCCAGGCATATAGAGGGGGAGGTGTGA
- a CDS encoding cation transporter: MFIFIVSFLMYILLVWSGGAIPLGEVLIGLLLAAAITYAFKSWHPGRDLSKRGLDPRRWANFIAFLFGPFAVGLAKANIDVATRVITGKIRPGIVKINPGLRSDIAKTVLANSITLTPGTLTVDVDDAGVFYIHWLYVEDEEPTGEQLYGSFAKWARRLAE; encoded by the coding sequence GTGTTTATCTTCATAGTCTCGTTTCTGATGTACATCCTTCTTGTATGGTCGGGCGGGGCCATCCCGCTGGGGGAGGTGCTGATCGGGCTGCTCTTGGCGGCTGCGATAACTTATGCCTTCAAGTCCTGGCATCCGGGCAGGGACCTCAGTAAACGGGGTCTCGATCCGAGGAGGTGGGCGAACTTCATCGCGTTCCTCTTCGGACCGTTCGCGGTGGGGCTTGCGAAGGCGAATATCGACGTGGCTACTAGGGTCATAACCGGAAAGATCAGGCCGGGAATTGTCAAGATCAACCCCGGACTCAGGAGCGATATAGCAAAGACTGTACTGGCTAACTCCATTACACTTACTCCGGGGACCCTTACGGTGGATGTCGACGACGCCGGTGTTTTCTATATCCACTGGCTGTACGTCGAGGACGAGGAGCCGACGGGGGAGCAGCTCTACGGGAGTTTTGCCAAGTGGGCAAGGAGGTTGGCTGAATGA
- a CDS encoding DMT family transporter, producing the protein MKSSPSMKSALADLSLVTVSLFWGLSFVAMKDALDSFPTFWLLVLRFTAAALLMAVIFRRKVSSMTMKDVRAGIIVGFFLFLGYATQTLGLNYTTPGKQAFLTSTYVVIVPFLYWALRRVSPGPLSFAASLICLVGMALLSLQEDAGIGVGDTLTFACAFFFALHIIVIEHFVVDTDPLVLTTLQIVMVAVLSLPAALLFETWPGFGDGSGLWSIAYTVVLCTVVAFAVQNTAQKYTPSTHVSILLSLEAVFGALAGVYFMNEVFTSQMIAGCVLIFVAVLLTVSGPSLLKLVSPKRT; encoded by the coding sequence ATGAAATCCTCCCCCTCGATGAAATCAGCCCTGGCAGACCTCTCGCTAGTAACTGTCTCCCTGTTCTGGGGCCTCAGCTTCGTCGCCATGAAGGACGCGCTTGACTCCTTCCCGACCTTCTGGCTGCTCGTGCTTCGCTTCACGGCCGCCGCCCTGCTCATGGCGGTCATCTTCCGGCGCAAGGTCTCCTCGATGACCATGAAGGACGTGCGCGCCGGGATCATCGTCGGCTTCTTTCTCTTCCTCGGATACGCCACCCAGACGTTGGGTCTCAACTATACCACTCCGGGCAAGCAGGCTTTCTTGACCTCGACCTACGTAGTGATAGTACCCTTTCTCTACTGGGCGCTTCGCAGGGTGTCACCCGGTCCGCTCTCCTTCGCAGCGTCGCTGATCTGCTTGGTCGGGATGGCCCTGCTGTCCCTCCAGGAGGACGCCGGCATAGGCGTCGGAGACACTCTCACCTTCGCGTGCGCCTTCTTCTTCGCCCTCCACATAATCGTCATAGAGCATTTTGTGGTGGACACGGACCCGCTCGTACTCACCACCCTTCAGATCGTGATGGTGGCTGTACTGAGCCTTCCCGCGGCTCTGCTGTTCGAGACCTGGCCCGGTTTCGGGGACGGAAGCGGGCTGTGGAGCATCGCCTACACGGTGGTGCTGTGCACCGTGGTGGCCTTCGCCGTGCAGAACACGGCCCAGAAGTACACCCCGTCCACGCATGTCTCCATCCTGCTCAGCCTTGAGGCGGTCTTCGGCGCCCTCGCGGGGGTCTACTTCATGAACGAGGTCTTCACCTCGCAGATGATCGCGGGCTGCGTGCTCATCTTCGTCGCCGTTCTTTTGACCGTCTCCGGTCCCTCCTTGCTAAAGCTGGTCTCTCCGAAGAGGACCTAG
- a CDS encoding YgiQ family radical SAM protein, which produces MSIPPVPGAGFLPVDGVEMAKRGWDRLDFLMVSGDAYVDHPSFGVAVIARVLEEEGFRVGILPQPDWRTADSFKIMGRPRYAALVTAGNLDSMLNKLTAAKKSRSEDRYSPGGRPGMRPDRATIAYCCRLRELWKDLPIVIGGVEASLRRFAHYDYWSDSVRRSMIVDSQADLLVYGMGELQIREIARALAEGAPVERLTDVPGTVWRTKELSEAAERSVVCPSFEEVSSDRRKFAEAFAIQDGEQDPFRGRAVAQMHGNSWIVQNPPARPLTTEEMDLVYSLPYARTWHPRYDDDGGVPAIAEVRFSLASHRGCFGGCSFCAIHYHQGRIIQSRSHESLLREARILTSLPDFKGYIHDVGGPTANFRIPACDDQLIRGACRDRRCLFPRPCRKLKVDHSDYIALLRKLRSLPKVKKVFIRSGIRFDYLLADGKSGFLEELCKHHVSGQLKVAPEHVSKRVLALMGKPGRKVYERFRSAFAAMNKRLGKRQYLVPYFISSHPGSALEDAVELAEFIRDSRVQPEQIQDFIPTPGSLSTCMYYTGLNPFTGEEVRSAKSPEERRMQRALLRFADRKNRDVVIRALEAAGRRDLIGTGPSCLVRAPADKKKTVGSRSSSERPALARRDRRRSKERRRR; this is translated from the coding sequence ATGAGCATCCCACCCGTTCCAGGCGCCGGCTTCCTGCCCGTCGACGGAGTGGAGATGGCTAAACGAGGCTGGGACCGGCTTGATTTTCTGATGGTGAGCGGCGACGCTTATGTCGACCACCCATCCTTCGGGGTCGCGGTAATCGCCAGGGTGTTGGAGGAGGAGGGATTCAGGGTCGGGATTCTGCCGCAGCCCGACTGGCGCACGGCGGACTCCTTCAAGATAATGGGAAGGCCGAGGTACGCGGCGCTGGTCACAGCGGGCAATCTTGACTCGATGCTGAACAAACTGACCGCGGCGAAGAAGAGCAGAAGCGAGGACAGATACTCGCCCGGAGGAAGACCGGGTATGCGCCCCGACAGGGCCACCATCGCCTACTGCTGCAGGCTGAGGGAGCTTTGGAAGGACCTTCCGATCGTGATCGGAGGAGTGGAGGCGAGCCTCCGGCGCTTCGCTCACTACGACTACTGGTCCGATTCGGTGCGCAGGTCGATGATCGTCGACAGCCAGGCCGACTTGCTGGTCTACGGGATGGGAGAGCTTCAGATCCGGGAGATAGCGAGGGCCCTGGCGGAAGGAGCGCCGGTCGAACGCCTGACGGACGTGCCGGGCACGGTATGGCGCACGAAGGAGCTGAGCGAAGCGGCGGAACGGAGCGTCGTCTGCCCCTCTTTCGAGGAGGTCTCGTCGGACAGGAGAAAGTTCGCTGAGGCTTTCGCCATCCAGGACGGTGAGCAGGATCCCTTCAGGGGCCGAGCCGTGGCCCAGATGCACGGAAACAGTTGGATCGTGCAAAACCCGCCCGCAAGGCCTCTTACCACCGAGGAGATGGACCTGGTTTACTCCCTTCCTTACGCCAGGACCTGGCACCCGAGGTACGACGACGATGGCGGCGTGCCGGCCATTGCAGAGGTCCGCTTCAGCCTCGCGAGCCACCGAGGTTGCTTCGGCGGCTGCTCCTTCTGCGCCATCCACTACCACCAGGGAAGGATAATTCAGAGCCGCAGCCACGAGTCGCTTCTTCGCGAGGCGAGGATTCTAACTTCCCTCCCGGATTTCAAGGGTTACATCCACGATGTCGGCGGCCCCACGGCCAACTTCAGGATACCGGCCTGCGACGACCAGCTGATCCGGGGCGCCTGTAGGGACCGCCGCTGCCTCTTCCCGAGGCCGTGCCGCAAGCTGAAGGTCGATCACTCCGACTATATCGCGCTGCTTAGAAAGCTGCGCTCCCTCCCGAAGGTAAAAAAAGTCTTCATTCGATCGGGTATACGTTTCGACTACCTGTTGGCCGACGGAAAAAGCGGCTTCCTGGAGGAGCTGTGCAAGCATCACGTGAGCGGCCAGCTCAAGGTCGCACCGGAGCATGTGTCAAAGAGGGTGCTGGCCCTGATGGGGAAGCCGGGCAGGAAGGTCTACGAGAGGTTCAGGTCGGCCTTCGCGGCGATGAACAAGCGGCTTGGAAAGAGACAGTACCTGGTTCCCTATTTCATCTCCTCTCATCCCGGGTCGGCCCTGGAGGACGCGGTGGAGCTGGCGGAGTTCATAAGGGACTCCCGAGTCCAGCCGGAGCAGATACAGGACTTTATCCCCACTCCGGGCAGTCTGTCGACCTGCATGTACTACACGGGCCTGAACCCCTTTACCGGGGAGGAGGTCCGGTCGGCGAAATCGCCCGAGGAACGCAGGATGCAACGTGCCCTGCTGCGCTTCGCCGACCGGAAGAATCGAGACGTTGTAATAAGGGCCCTGGAGGCCGCGGGCAGGCGGGACCTCATCGGTACCGGGCCGTCCTGCCTTGTGAGGGCTCCGGCAGATAAGAAAAAGACCGTCGGGTCTAGGTCCTCTTCGGAGAGACCAGCTTTAGCAAGGAGGGACCGGAGACGGTCAAAAGAACGGCGACGAAGATGA